A single Triticum dicoccoides isolate Atlit2015 ecotype Zavitan chromosome 2A, WEW_v2.0, whole genome shotgun sequence DNA region contains:
- the LOC119351837 gene encoding uncharacterized protein LOC119351837 has product MHRLIVVTLCSNVHVPGVVMGVECSGVDGGGAGPHVVARTDGGGNFSVAVPESVPASRCAARVLGGTEQLCAPQRLTVARVVAAGRPGSYALGSRLAVFTRCEGVVATMSAGGGSGQRSPPTPRLAPQLPSPSVPPLVGRSSPPYGLGIPLIYVFPFIPIIGIP; this is encoded by the coding sequence ATGCATCGTCTGATCGTGGTGACACTTTGCTCAAATGTACATGTACCAGGTGTGGTCATGGGGGTGGAATGCAGcggcgtcgacggcggcggcgcgggcccgCACGTCGTGGCGCGGACGGACGGCGGCGGCAACTTCAGTGTGGCCGTGCCGGAGTCGGTGCCGGCCTCGCGGTGCGCAGCGAGGGTCCTCGGCGGCACGGAGCAGCTCTGCGCGCCGCAGAGGCTCACCGTCGCGCGTGTCGTCGCTGCCGGGCGGCCTGGCTCGTACGCGCTGGGATCCCGCCTCGCTGTCTTCACAAGGTGTGAAGGAGTCGTCGCGACGATGTCCGCCGGTGGTGGCAGCGGCCAGAGGTCACCCCCGACCCCGAGGCTTGCACCGCAGTTGCCCTCGCCCAGCGTGCCGCCGCTCGTTGGACGCAGCAGCCCACCCTACGGCCTGGGCATCCCTCTCATCTACGTCTTTCCTTTCATCCCAATCATTGGCATCCCCTAA